In one Gossypium hirsutum isolate 1008001.06 chromosome D09, Gossypium_hirsutum_v2.1, whole genome shotgun sequence genomic region, the following are encoded:
- the LOC107892335 gene encoding uncharacterized protein, producing the protein MKMPTAVFLLLLLLSTTTNLHSSAAPIPGLDSFLTQQSRIDPKSTNDPFQSLPSSLKKSLSSSSAAPLHIPSLISSLLSLSVPIPLHIRLVGVNFSSSSLSLLTSFLQSSVTSSHFHLISSSSHHSLSIGHSLHLDVSLSPSSLSSTLSTALSSALSSTPSSLRSPLLSIPYSTVDPIISRHFDSEKTDNSVYIYILNLGVAPKQPYAYSYSHSESSAGYTNCLGTLWTGNKRYLWIDLGAGPVDYGPALSGDGVLPRGEFHPLAAAHGRPKSEKTLLADLASLIYSAYQVLVVPPLRIPVHFENTLTVELIHIHASENVDSSGLDWNEIEKSFRNEANDGELLLGNQSLEFKRYSVNYEECSICSFAVSRSTNSFTSRFLFDNYTLIVSEYLDSKRLHQILSDSAEEFRRVAGLPEEEFGSRVLPVYVFDLDYHTILLLDRYHQSIAFRDMVIAVRTRTAQTVSDYSCNGRHVFTRTRELQRPLVGSILQSMWGVSPTHLLWSPTRNSTLVDYTWSVGQTPFGPFSEVMSLSFVQKDAARRNFLLTSLNYSLTSAIDVLESIDAHGGDRNLLKQKQHVEFIQRWHLFRYKLDKAVSALSHFDFEMAFYYIKSSDHDLYAIHDLVYTASQEIEASLVCFKDPPFPWAALSFSAVGFLALSYVYAKRDKLFRNKRKQF; encoded by the coding sequence ATGAAGATGCCGACCGCtgtcttcctcctcctcctcctcctctccaccACTACAAACCTCCACAGCTCCGCCGCACCGATTCCCGGACTGGACTCCTTTCTAACCCAACAGTCCCGCATCGACCCGAAATCGACAAACGACCCTTTTCAGTCCCTCCCTTCTTCCCTCAAGAAATCCCTCTCTTCCTCCTCCGCTGCCCCTCTCCATATCCCTTCGCTGATCTCCTCCCTTCTTTCACTTTCCGTCCCAATCCCTCTCCATATCCGCCTCGTTGGCGTCAATTTCTCTTCTTCCTCCCTTTCTCTGCTCACTTCTTTCCTCCAATCCTCCGTCACTTCCTCTCACTTTCACCTCATCTCTTCTTCTTCTCATCATTCTCTTTCCATCGGCCACTCCCTCCATCTTGACGTTTCTCTTTCTCCCTCCTCTCTTTCCTCTACCCTTTCCACCGCTCTTTCCTCCGCCCTCTCCTCTACCCCTTCCTCCCTCCGTTCACCTCTCCTTTCCATCCCCTATTCCACCGTCGACCCCATCATTTCCCGCCATTTTGACTCCGAGAAAACCGATAATTCCGTTTACATTTATATTCTCAATCTGGGTGTTGCCCCCAAGCAACCTTATGCCTACTCTTACTCTCATTCCGAGTCTTCCGCAGGCTACACCAATTGTTTAGGGACGCTTTGGACTGGCAACAAAAGGTATCTTTGGATTGATCTCGGGGCTGGTCCCGTTGACTATGGGCCGGCTTTATCTGGTGATGGGGTACTCCCGAGAGGCGAGTTTCACCCTTTGGCAGCTGCACATGGAAGACCCAAATCCGAAAAAACCTTGCTTGCCGACTTGGCTTCTTTGATATACAGTGCTTATCAGGTACTTGTTGTTCCTCCTTTGAGAATTCCCGTTCATTTCGAGAATACTTTAACTGTTGAGCTTATCCATATTCACGCATCTGAAAATGTGGATTCAAGTGGTTTGGATtggaatgagattgaaaaatcctTCCGTAATGAGGCAAATGATGGTGAGTTGTTGTTAGGCAATCAGAGTTTAGAGTTCAAAAGGTATAGTGTTAACTACGAGGAGTGTTCGATTTGTTCTTTTGCGGTTTCTAGGTCGACCAATTCCTTTACTTCGAGGTTTCTGTTTGATAACTACACTTTGATTGTGAGCGAGTATTTGGATTCGAAACGTTTGCATCAGATATTGTCTGATTCGGCAGAGGAGTTTAGGAGGGTCGCAGGCCTGCCCGAGGAGGAATTTGGTAGTAGGGTACTTCCTGTTTATGTGTTTGATTTGGATTATCATACCATTTTGTTGCTGGATCGGTATCATCAGTCTATTGCATTTAGAGATATGGTTATCGCTGTTAGGACTAGGACTGCTCAAACTGTGAGTGATTACAGTTGTAATGGTCGTCATGTTTTCACTCGTACAAGGGAGCTGCAGAGGCCGCTTGTTGGTTCAATTTTACAGAGTATGTGGGGAGTGTCGCCAACTCATTTGTTATGGAGCCCTACACGTAACAGTACACTTGTGGATTATACATGGAGTGTTGGTCAGACACCTTTTGGACCATTTTCAGAGGTTATGTCATTGTCTTTTGTGCAGAAGGATGCAGCTCGGAGAAATTTTCTCTTGACATCATTGAATTACAGTCTAACAAGTGCTATTGATGTTCTCGAATCTATAGATGCACATGGTGGGGATAGAAATCTCCTTAAACAGAAGCAGCATGTTGAGTTCATACAGAGGTGGCACTTGTTCCGGTACAAGCTGGATAAAGCAGTTTCTGCTTTGTCGCATTTTGACTTCGAGATGGCATTCTATTACATAAAGTCTTCAGATCACGATCTTTATGCAATTCACGATCTCGTATACACTGCATCACAAGAAATTGAAGCATCACTTGTTTGTTTCAAGGACCCACCATTCCCGTGGGCTGCATTATCATTTTCCGCAGTTGGTTTCCTTGCACTCTCTTATGTGTATGCAAAAAGGGACAAACTTTTTAGAAACAAGAGGAAGCAGTTTTGA